The following proteins are co-located in the Paenibacillus sp. JNUCC32 genome:
- a CDS encoding LysR family transcriptional regulator translates to MELIYLQTFREVAVRKSFTKAADELGYAQSSVTTQIQKLEKEYGVKLFERYGRGLRLTKSGEELFKYAVQMLDLFQQSKEKLTKQGGGILSIGTIDSLAAYFLPSVLHRLRQEHEDLAIRLQTDREDSIVSKVREGEYDLGLILENKPEDTSLNWISIREEPLHLIAHPDHPLRWLPVIELEHLADYEWIMTEDTCNYRIMLEKVLRASGAPVRIGLELGNPEAIKRYIMSGTGISLLPRMVAEEEIKRGELAVLPFQHPDIRLDIQIVVHPKKWLSHSLQDMIEMLKSKS, encoded by the coding sequence ATGGAACTGATCTATCTGCAAACCTTCAGGGAGGTTGCTGTTCGAAAGAGCTTTACTAAAGCCGCTGACGAATTGGGTTATGCACAATCCAGCGTTACCACCCAGATCCAGAAGCTGGAGAAGGAATACGGCGTCAAGCTGTTTGAACGGTATGGCAGAGGGCTGCGCCTGACGAAGTCAGGGGAGGAGCTGTTCAAGTATGCTGTCCAAATGCTGGATCTGTTCCAGCAGTCTAAGGAAAAGCTGACGAAACAAGGCGGGGGCATCTTATCGATTGGAACGATCGATTCGCTTGCCGCATATTTTCTTCCATCCGTCCTTCATCGGCTAAGACAGGAGCATGAAGATCTTGCCATCCGCTTGCAAACGGATCGTGAAGATAGCATCGTCAGTAAGGTAAGAGAGGGCGAGTACGATCTCGGGCTTATTCTGGAGAACAAACCGGAAGACACTTCATTGAATTGGATCTCGATCCGGGAAGAGCCCCTCCATTTGATTGCCCATCCGGATCATCCGCTTCGCTGGTTGCCCGTCATCGAGCTGGAGCATCTGGCTGATTACGAATGGATTATGACCGAGGATACTTGCAATTACCGAATCATGTTGGAAAAAGTGCTGCGCGCCAGCGGAGCTCCCGTCCGTATTGGTTTGGAATTGGGCAACCCCGAGGCAATAAAAAGATATATCATGTCCGGCACCGGCATCTCCCTATTGCCGAGAATGGTAGCAGAGGAGGAAATCAAGAGGGGAGAGCTGGCGGTTCTTCCCTTTCAACACCCTGACATTCGACTGGACATCCAGATTGTCGTTCATCCTAAGAAGTGGCTGTCACACTCGCTTCAGGATATGATCGAAATGTTGAAGTCTAAATCCTAA
- a CDS encoding cache domain-containing sensor histidine kinase gives MKITYTKRYSVLPFVQRWVKRFRAHSIQSIIMWSFSAFILLIVIVVAVLLFNKFSRSAEQSVFLNAQQIVDQVSYNLEDYVDGMAQLYRAIEENMLADGQWDDEQVTKQLDTIMRSRDDIVSIALFNDQGDMLRNHPAIPVKPSAKVTEQSWFHSAMRVSDHLSFSLPHVQNLYDQTFEWVVTMSKGITVVHDGEPMYVILLVDINFKKIDELSSRISLGKRGYAYIIDEGAGNIVYHPQQQLIYMGLRNESVERALTSSESYIDESDGVKRLNTVKSVVNIGWKIVGVSYLDEIMTTREEVNRYLVRVVAIVLVLAIAVSLILSAMLTRPIRRMGRTMKAVERGDFDVELPLQGPLEVVQLSSRFNLMLNKIRQLMKQIVKEQESKRKYELEALQAQINPHFLYNTLNSVVRMVGMSKKEEVITMITSLSKLFRLSLSKGKTSISVREELEHARHYMTIQQMRYKQKFDFAIEADEAALSCYTLKLVLQPLIENAIVHGIEYMVDQGHIRIGAAVKGELLEMTVTDNGVGMTPEMVEGILDAKETPHNPAQFINTAGSGVAVRNVHDRIRLYYGKRYGLEFESEQEAGTTVRIRIPVIHDMDEEEREHD, from the coding sequence GTGAAAATCACGTATACGAAGCGATACTCGGTCCTACCTTTTGTTCAACGATGGGTTAAGCGATTCCGGGCGCACAGCATTCAATCCATCATCATGTGGTCCTTCTCGGCGTTCATTCTGCTCATTGTGATCGTGGTAGCCGTACTGCTCTTCAATAAATTCTCGCGATCGGCAGAGCAAAGCGTATTCCTGAATGCCCAGCAAATCGTGGACCAAGTTAGCTATAATCTCGAGGATTACGTGGACGGGATGGCGCAGCTGTATCGGGCGATCGAGGAAAATATGCTGGCAGACGGGCAATGGGACGATGAACAGGTGACAAAACAGCTCGATACGATCATGCGAAGCCGAGATGACATCGTCTCCATCGCTTTGTTTAATGATCAGGGCGACATGCTGCGGAACCATCCGGCCATTCCGGTCAAGCCCAGCGCCAAGGTGACGGAACAGAGCTGGTTTCACTCGGCCATGAGAGTCTCCGACCATCTGAGCTTCTCGCTGCCCCATGTTCAGAATTTATACGACCAAACGTTTGAATGGGTCGTCACGATGAGCAAAGGCATTACGGTCGTTCATGACGGGGAGCCGATGTACGTCATTCTGCTGGTGGATATCAACTTCAAGAAGATCGACGAGCTGAGCAGCCGCATCAGTCTGGGGAAGCGCGGGTATGCGTACATCATTGACGAAGGAGCGGGAAATATCGTGTACCATCCGCAGCAGCAATTAATCTACATGGGGCTTCGGAATGAGAGCGTTGAGCGGGCGCTGACCTCCTCGGAGAGCTACATTGATGAATCGGATGGGGTCAAGCGGCTCAATACGGTCAAATCGGTCGTCAACATAGGCTGGAAAATCGTGGGCGTATCCTATTTGGATGAGATCATGACCACAAGAGAAGAGGTCAACCGTTATTTGGTCCGGGTGGTTGCCATAGTCTTGGTGCTGGCCATCGCGGTATCCCTGATTCTTTCGGCCATGCTCACCCGGCCCATCCGCCGCATGGGCCGAACGATGAAAGCCGTGGAACGGGGCGATTTCGACGTGGAGCTCCCGTTGCAGGGACCGCTTGAAGTAGTGCAGCTGTCCAGCCGTTTCAACCTGATGCTGAATAAGATCAGGCAGCTCATGAAACAGATTGTGAAGGAGCAGGAATCGAAGCGTAAATATGAGCTGGAAGCCTTGCAGGCCCAGATCAACCCTCATTTTTTGTACAATACCCTGAATTCGGTTGTTCGCATGGTAGGAATGAGCAAGAAGGAGGAGGTCATTACGATGATTACTTCCTTGTCGAAGCTGTTTCGCTTGAGCTTGAGCAAAGGGAAGACATCGATAAGCGTCCGGGAAGAGCTGGAGCACGCACGGCATTATATGACCATACAACAGATGAGATATAAACAGAAATTCGATTTTGCGATCGAAGCGGACGAAGCCGCGCTATCCTGTTACACCCTCAAGCTGGTGCTTCAGCCCTTAATCGAGAATGCCATCGTGCACGGCATCGAGTATATGGTGGATCAGGGGCATATTCGCATAGGGGCAGCCGTAAAAGGCGAATTGCTGGAAATGACGGTTACGGATAACGGGGTTGGGATGACGCCCGAGATGGTTGAAGGAATCTTGGACGCTAAAGAGACGCCTCATAACCCGGCACAATTTATCAATACGGCCGGTTCCGGCGTGGCCGTTCGAAATGTCCATGACCGAATTCGCCTGTATTACGGCAAACGGTACGGGCTGGAATTCGAGAGCGAGCAGGAGGCGGGCACTACCGTTCGCATACGGATTCCGGTCATTCACGATATGGACGAGGAGGAACGCGAGCATGATTAG
- a CDS encoding MATE family efflux transporter, translating to MRDMTQGSPIKLIIMFTIPLLIGNIFQQFYNMADTLIVGRTIGVNALAAVGSTGSILFFVIGFAQGLTAGLSIITAQRFGAKDIAGVRKSVGTSIWISLVFTVFLTIVSVIFTRPVLVMMNTPAEILDDAYSYLIVINWGVGAAVLFNLLANLLRALGDSRTPLLFLVVASILNIVLDLLFILVFKMGVAGAGLATVVSQLFSCLLCLIYIHKKVPLLQFKNADWSIDWKFIRQHMWVGFPMGFQASIIAIGAIILQITLNGLGASAVAAYTAAQKIDMLATQPMSSFGITMATFAAQNFGANRIDRIKLGVKQCIWLSGSFSIVVGLLVIFAGPAAVSLFVGQGQEELLSLSRLYFISNGSTYLLLSLLFIYRFTLQGLGQSLIPTVAGIMELIMRVLAAIFLTAQIGFLGASLANPLAWLGAVIPLGIAYYLSIKRLSTPVKPVSVPVQA from the coding sequence ATGAGAGACATGACGCAAGGAAGTCCGATCAAGCTGATTATCATGTTTACCATCCCGCTTTTGATCGGTAATATTTTTCAACAATTTTACAACATGGCGGACACCCTTATCGTGGGACGTACCATTGGCGTGAACGCACTTGCAGCCGTTGGCTCGACAGGCAGCATTTTGTTTTTTGTCATCGGCTTTGCCCAAGGCTTGACGGCTGGCTTGTCTATCATAACGGCACAGCGTTTTGGAGCTAAGGATATCGCAGGCGTCCGCAAAAGCGTGGGAACGAGTATATGGATCAGTCTGGTGTTCACGGTATTCCTCACCATCGTGAGCGTTATATTTACGAGACCCGTCCTCGTCATGATGAACACCCCTGCCGAAATTTTGGATGATGCGTATTCGTATCTGATCGTCATTAACTGGGGCGTCGGCGCGGCCGTTCTGTTTAATTTGCTGGCTAACCTGCTCCGCGCTCTCGGCGACAGCCGGACGCCGCTTCTCTTCCTGGTCGTTGCAAGCATTCTGAACATCGTGCTCGACCTCTTATTCATTCTCGTATTTAAGATGGGAGTCGCCGGAGCCGGACTTGCCACGGTTGTATCGCAGCTGTTCTCCTGCCTGCTCTGTCTGATCTACATTCATAAGAAGGTCCCGCTCCTTCAATTCAAGAATGCCGACTGGTCCATCGATTGGAAATTTATTCGCCAGCATATGTGGGTAGGTTTTCCGATGGGCTTCCAAGCCTCCATTATCGCCATCGGAGCCATTATTCTGCAGATCACGCTAAACGGTCTCGGGGCATCAGCCGTTGCGGCTTATACCGCTGCTCAGAAGATTGATATGCTCGCCACGCAGCCGATGAGTTCCTTCGGGATTACGATGGCGACTTTTGCCGCTCAGAACTTTGGAGCGAATCGCATAGACCGGATCAAACTGGGGGTTAAGCAGTGTATTTGGCTCTCGGGATCATTCAGCATCGTCGTGGGCCTGCTGGTTATATTCGCGGGTCCTGCCGCCGTCAGCCTTTTTGTGGGTCAAGGCCAAGAGGAATTGCTGTCGCTCAGCAGGCTGTATTTCATATCGAACGGCAGCACCTATCTGCTTCTGTCGCTGCTGTTTATCTACCGCTTCACGCTTCAGGGGCTTGGTCAGAGCTTAATTCCCACTGTGGCGGGCATCATGGAGCTGATCATGCGGGTACTGGCTGCTATCTTCCTGACAGCGCAGATCGGCTTCCTCGGTGCAAGCCTGGCAAATCCGCTGGCTTGGCTGGGCGCCGTCATCCCGCTCGGCATCGCTTACTATCTGAGCATCAAGAGGTTGAGCACGCCGGTAAAACCCGTCTCCGTACCCGTTCAGGCGTAA
- the purT gene encoding phosphoribosylglycinamide formyltransferase 2 yields the protein MFKTKKILLLGSGELGKEVVIEAQRLGVQTVAVDRYADAPAMHVADHSHVIDMLDGEKLRAIIELEKPDLIVPEIEALATAELVKLEDEGFRVIPTARAAKLTMDREGIRRLASEELGLPTADYRFADTYEEFKQSVLDMGFPCVIKPLMSSSGKGQSVCRSEGDIESCWNIAMEGGRVQNGRVIIEEFISFQSEITLLTVRSVNGTSFCAPIGHIQESGDYIESWQPHDMSEAQIEEAKYIARKITDELGGYGLFGVELFLAEDKVYFSEVSPRPHDTGLVTLVTQNLSEFALHVRAILGFPIPEIELITPGASRPLKAGRELEDYTITGADQALAVPNTQLRMFGKPVTKVGRRVAVALSTAGDVEEARSRAKLALDKLAVEEA from the coding sequence ATGTTCAAAACGAAAAAAATATTGCTGCTGGGATCCGGAGAACTAGGGAAAGAAGTCGTAATTGAAGCACAACGATTGGGTGTCCAAACCGTTGCCGTCGATCGTTATGCCGATGCTCCTGCCATGCACGTTGCCGATCACAGCCATGTGATCGATATGCTGGACGGAGAGAAGCTGCGCGCTATTATTGAGTTGGAAAAGCCGGACCTGATCGTTCCGGAGATTGAAGCGCTGGCTACTGCGGAGCTGGTGAAGCTGGAGGATGAGGGGTTTCGGGTGATTCCTACCGCCAGAGCCGCAAAGCTTACGATGGACCGTGAGGGGATCCGCCGGTTGGCATCAGAGGAGTTGGGACTGCCGACTGCGGACTATCGATTTGCCGATACCTATGAGGAATTCAAGCAGTCTGTCCTGGACATGGGTTTTCCGTGCGTGATCAAACCGTTGATGAGCTCCTCCGGCAAAGGTCAAAGCGTGTGCCGTTCGGAAGGGGATATCGAGTCCTGCTGGAACATCGCCATGGAAGGCGGCCGCGTTCAGAACGGAAGGGTGATCATTGAGGAATTCATTTCATTCCAGTCGGAAATCACGCTTCTGACCGTCCGCTCCGTCAATGGAACAAGCTTCTGTGCGCCGATCGGGCATATTCAGGAAAGCGGAGATTATATCGAATCGTGGCAGCCGCACGATATGTCTGAAGCGCAAATCGAGGAAGCTAAATATATTGCGCGGAAGATTACCGACGAGCTTGGCGGATACGGCTTGTTCGGCGTTGAATTATTTTTGGCCGAGGATAAGGTGTACTTCAGCGAGGTATCCCCGCGTCCGCATGATACTGGGCTGGTTACGCTGGTCACGCAAAATCTATCCGAATTTGCGCTTCATGTCCGTGCCATTCTCGGGTTTCCGATACCAGAGATCGAATTGATCACGCCGGGAGCCAGCCGCCCCCTGAAAGCCGGCCGAGAGCTGGAAGACTATACGATTACAGGCGCCGATCAAGCGCTGGCCGTTCCGAATACGCAGCTTCGCATGTTCGGCAAACCGGTAACCAAGGTCGGAAGACGAGTAGCAGTCGCGCTGTCAACCGCCGGCGATGTCGAAGAAGCGCGGTCACGTGCGAAGCTGGCCTTGGATAAGCTTGCCGTCGAAGAGGCATAA
- a CDS encoding response regulator, with protein sequence MYKVLLVDDEADVREGLVQEIQWEACGFEIKGTAENGREAVEAAERLEPDVVITDISMPFQDGLQLASWLREHQPLCKIVILTGYDEFDYARQAITLSVDEYLLKPFSAESFMELLGKIKDKIDMEVAEREDVRQLKEHYRTSLPLLRESFLASLLTRKLPRSIIEEKTRNYGLPLNGACYLAAVMALYPAAEHKESAPSSSLRHSGDMDLMLHAMLNIAKELMDPLSFGSAFIYQDSIVFLITNDGCEDESWFGDLQVALDRLLKSILHYLKLPVTIGVGSRVRTLSDLKHSYQDALLALDYRLILGAEKVIFIDDVESPRQEGVRLDELQEQALIRNLKLGTAEELSEAITHIFDELIGASCTIQEVQIYLLEVVTAILRTAKESGIELEEMFGAGYQLHAEIFKFSGLQEAKAWLQDVSLAIRKQISSSRQHAYKDIVEKALQYTREHYGDPDISLQKLCMNLHISTGYFSGVFKKELKMTYVQYLMQLRMETAKELLRSTDLKAFEIAERVGFADPNYFSFSFKKQVGVSPKEYRAQARG encoded by the coding sequence TTGTATAAAGTGCTGTTAGTGGATGATGAAGCCGATGTGAGAGAAGGCCTCGTTCAGGAAATCCAATGGGAAGCCTGCGGATTCGAGATCAAGGGGACGGCGGAGAACGGAAGAGAGGCCGTGGAGGCTGCGGAGCGGTTGGAGCCGGATGTCGTTATTACCGATATCAGTATGCCCTTTCAGGATGGACTGCAGCTGGCCTCATGGCTAAGGGAGCATCAGCCGCTGTGCAAAATCGTGATTTTGACCGGCTATGACGAATTTGATTACGCCCGCCAAGCGATTACGCTCAGCGTGGATGAGTATTTGCTCAAGCCGTTCTCTGCCGAAAGCTTCATGGAGTTATTAGGCAAGATCAAGGACAAAATCGATATGGAGGTGGCGGAGCGTGAGGACGTTCGCCAATTGAAGGAGCATTACCGGACAAGCCTGCCTTTGCTTCGGGAATCGTTCCTGGCTTCGCTGTTAACCCGAAAATTGCCCCGCTCCATCATTGAGGAGAAAACTCGGAATTACGGCCTTCCGCTGAACGGCGCCTGTTATCTCGCCGCGGTGATGGCTTTATATCCGGCGGCTGAGCATAAGGAGAGTGCTCCATCAAGCTCCCTGCGGCATTCCGGCGATATGGACTTGATGCTGCACGCCATGCTGAACATTGCGAAAGAGCTGATGGATCCCCTTTCTTTTGGAAGCGCATTCATATATCAGGATAGCATCGTGTTCTTGATTACGAATGACGGCTGCGAGGACGAGTCGTGGTTTGGCGACCTGCAGGTCGCACTGGATCGTTTGCTCAAAAGCATTCTTCACTATCTGAAGCTGCCGGTTACGATCGGCGTGGGTTCCAGGGTCCGGACACTGTCCGATCTTAAGCACTCCTACCAGGATGCGCTGCTGGCGCTGGACTACCGGCTGATTCTCGGCGCCGAGAAAGTCATCTTCATCGATGACGTGGAGAGTCCGAGGCAGGAAGGGGTCCGCCTGGACGAATTGCAGGAGCAAGCGCTGATCCGCAATCTTAAGCTCGGAACCGCGGAGGAATTAAGTGAAGCGATTACGCACATATTCGATGAGCTGATCGGAGCATCCTGCACGATTCAAGAGGTTCAGATCTATCTCCTGGAAGTCGTAACGGCCATACTTCGAACGGCTAAAGAATCCGGGATCGAGCTTGAGGAGATGTTTGGAGCGGGGTATCAGCTGCATGCCGAGATCTTCAAGTTTTCCGGACTACAGGAGGCTAAAGCTTGGCTTCAGGATGTCAGTTTGGCCATCCGCAAGCAAATCTCCAGCTCTAGGCAGCATGCCTATAAAGACATCGTGGAGAAAGCGCTCCAATACACGCGGGAGCATTACGGCGACCCGGATATATCGCTGCAGAAGCTGTGCATGAACCTGCATATCAGCACAGGCTATTTTAGCGGCGTATTCAAAAAAGAGCTCAAAATGACCTATGTGCAGTACTTAATGCAGCTGCGGATGGAAACGGCCAAGGAGCTTTTACGTTCCACCGACCTGAAGGCTTTCGAAATCGCTGAGCGCGTCGGGTTTGCCGATCCGAATTATTTCAGCTTCAGCTTCAAGAAGCAGGTCGGCGTTTCGCCTAAGGAATATCGGGCACAAGCGAGGGGGTAG
- the dapA gene encoding 4-hydroxy-tetrahydrodipicolinate synthase, giving the protein MLSPQDLRGIYVPVVTPFSHEYALDVPSYHRYLENLLSHDIQGLIINGTTGEAPTVTWEEVVQVVEETRKGLDGRQLPVIIGTGTNDTFSSMKRTEWAGHIGADAVLVVTPYYSRPSIEGIIQHFCKVAEVGIPVILYEVPSRTGISLPVDAIRRIMEIPGVIGMKDSTASTELMRSLSPYDTKPVLCGDDVRFHEMLRHGASGGILASANVNTEAFIRVYQLAAQGDYSRSEKEFEVLLPVIHQLFAESNPAPLKWLLAKQGLISSDTLRLPMGTITDELKLSLDQALKS; this is encoded by the coding sequence ATGTTGAGTCCGCAAGATTTGAGAGGTATTTATGTTCCGGTGGTCACTCCCTTTTCACATGAATACGCATTGGATGTTCCGTCTTATCATCGTTATTTGGAGAATTTGTTATCCCATGACATTCAAGGATTGATCATCAACGGTACGACCGGAGAGGCGCCGACGGTAACTTGGGAAGAGGTCGTTCAGGTGGTGGAGGAAACGCGAAAAGGTCTGGACGGACGGCAATTGCCGGTCATTATTGGTACGGGTACCAACGATACGTTCTCCAGCATGAAGCGGACGGAATGGGCAGGACATATCGGGGCAGACGCGGTATTGGTGGTCACGCCGTATTACAGCCGCCCTTCGATTGAGGGCATTATACAACATTTCTGCAAAGTCGCGGAGGTGGGGATACCGGTTATTTTGTACGAAGTTCCTTCGCGCACTGGAATTTCCTTACCGGTCGATGCCATTCGAAGAATCATGGAGATCCCCGGTGTCATCGGAATGAAGGACAGCACTGCGAGTACGGAGCTTATGAGAAGCTTGTCTCCATACGATACGAAGCCTGTTCTATGCGGGGACGATGTCCGCTTTCATGAGATGCTGCGTCATGGTGCATCCGGGGGCATTTTGGCGTCGGCCAATGTGAATACCGAGGCTTTTATTCGTGTGTATCAATTAGCTGCCCAAGGGGATTATTCTCGTTCCGAAAAGGAGTTTGAAGTGCTGCTTCCCGTTATTCATCAGTTGTTCGCAGAATCCAATCCCGCTCCGCTAAAATGGCTGCTTGCCAAGCAAGGCCTTATCTCATCCGACACCCTGCGCCTGCCGATGGGCACCATTACGGATGAGCTCAAGCTATCCTTGGATCAAGCACTCAAAAGCTGA
- a CDS encoding galactose ABC transporter substrate-binding protein, whose translation MAGMMLTTAACNNGGSSSTGSDSTGGDAAGGSTPQVGVAIYKFDDTFMTGVRNAMSDAANGVAKLDIVDSQNAQPTQNEKIDLFISKKYSSMIINPVDRTAAGVIIDKAKTANTPVVFLNREPIAEDMNKWDKVYYVGAKAEESGTISGQLIVDYWKANPKADKNGDGKLQYVLLQGEPGHQDAELRTKFSVQAIQDAGIEVEALAVDTAMWDRVKGQEKMQTFLASHGDKIEAVLANNDDMALGAIEALKAAGYFSGDKYMPVVGVDATAPAVQALEDGTLLGTVLNDAKSQGKASVAIAAALSKGETPNKENTGFDITDGKYVWIAYKKITKDNIADAK comes from the coding sequence ATGGCAGGCATGATGCTGACCACGGCGGCATGCAACAACGGCGGGAGCAGTTCAACCGGCAGCGATAGCACGGGCGGCGACGCGGCAGGCGGCAGCACGCCTCAAGTCGGGGTGGCGATTTACAAGTTCGACGATACCTTTATGACAGGCGTTCGGAATGCGATGTCCGATGCAGCGAATGGCGTAGCCAAACTGGATATCGTGGATAGTCAAAATGCGCAGCCGACCCAGAATGAGAAAATCGATCTGTTTATCTCGAAAAAATACAGCTCTATGATTATCAACCCCGTAGACCGCACGGCAGCGGGCGTCATTATCGACAAGGCGAAAACCGCCAATACGCCGGTGGTTTTCCTGAACCGGGAGCCGATCGCGGAAGACATGAACAAATGGGATAAGGTTTATTACGTAGGGGCGAAGGCGGAGGAATCCGGCACGATCTCCGGACAGCTGATCGTCGATTATTGGAAAGCGAATCCGAAGGCAGACAAGAACGGGGACGGCAAGCTGCAGTATGTGCTGCTGCAGGGGGAGCCGGGCCATCAGGATGCCGAGCTGCGGACCAAATTCTCCGTTCAGGCGATTCAAGACGCCGGCATTGAAGTGGAAGCGCTTGCGGTGGATACCGCTATGTGGGACCGCGTGAAAGGACAGGAGAAGATGCAAACCTTCCTCGCGTCCCATGGCGACAAGATTGAAGCGGTGCTGGCCAACAATGACGATATGGCGCTCGGAGCGATTGAGGCTTTGAAAGCGGCAGGTTATTTCAGCGGCGACAAGTACATGCCGGTCGTGGGCGTCGATGCGACGGCTCCCGCCGTCCAGGCGCTGGAAGATGGCACCCTTCTCGGAACCGTGCTTAACGACGCCAAGAGCCAGGGCAAAGCTTCCGTTGCCATAGCGGCCGCGCTTTCCAAAGGGGAAACGCCGAACAAGGAGAATACCGGCTTTGATATTACCGACGGTAAATACGTGTGGATCGCCTACAAAAAAATAACGAAGGACAATATCGCCGACGCGAAATAA
- a CDS encoding substrate-binding domain-containing protein: MIRTFRPLRLPIGPRGCFAALVAVLILLTSCSSDTDPDEEPGLQHIALVAPVHAEEQGDAIRLGAEAAAKEYGLALDYVSLEPSDDEEEQLQAALKMLEKGASAILIDPASEAVLQELGDKAAAAGTPVIALNDERMTTGILSAIAINNEAAGRKAGEQLADLLEGRGTVAILRSDREDPDLIAREEGAKRAWSDIGGIEIAGGAACGKREDACWQAAKQLLDQGAVDGILALDIQASLGAAKEVARRKVQGEIKIVTFGSDLEQLQLLQDGVLHKLVVQNGFSTGYLGVEQAVKVMDGSRYDKPIVLETKVIDADNMFWMDNQKVLFPFVK, translated from the coding sequence ATGATTAGAACTTTTCGGCCGCTGCGGTTACCGATTGGACCTAGGGGATGTTTCGCTGCACTCGTCGCTGTCCTGATCCTCTTAACATCGTGTTCATCCGATACGGACCCGGATGAGGAGCCCGGGCTTCAACATATTGCCCTTGTGGCTCCCGTACACGCCGAAGAGCAGGGGGATGCAATCCGTTTAGGCGCCGAGGCGGCCGCCAAGGAATACGGATTGGCGCTCGATTATGTTTCCCTGGAGCCTAGCGACGATGAGGAGGAGCAGCTGCAGGCCGCTTTGAAGATGTTGGAGAAGGGCGCCTCCGCGATCTTGATCGACCCGGCATCGGAGGCTGTGCTGCAGGAATTAGGCGATAAGGCAGCGGCAGCGGGTACCCCCGTGATTGCATTGAATGATGAACGAATGACCACAGGCATCTTATCCGCGATCGCGATCAATAATGAAGCTGCCGGACGCAAGGCGGGCGAGCAGCTGGCCGACTTGCTTGAAGGTCGGGGTACAGTAGCCATCCTGCGTTCCGACAGGGAGGACCCCGACTTGATCGCCCGCGAAGAGGGAGCCAAACGGGCATGGTCAGATATCGGCGGAATTGAAATAGCGGGCGGCGCGGCTTGCGGCAAACGCGAGGATGCATGCTGGCAGGCCGCCAAACAGCTGCTGGATCAGGGCGCCGTCGACGGAATTCTGGCACTCGATATTCAGGCTTCCTTGGGAGCGGCTAAAGAAGTCGCAAGGCGGAAGGTTCAAGGTGAGATCAAGATTGTCACCTTCGGCAGCGATCTGGAACAGCTTCAGCTTCTTCAGGATGGCGTCCTTCATAAACTCGTGGTACAGAACGGATTCAGCACGGGCTACTTGGGCGTAGAGCAGGCTGTGAAGGTCATGGACGGTTCGAGATATGATAAGCCGATCGTGCTTGAGACCAAGGTGATCGATGCCGACAATATGTTCTGGATGGATAATCAGAAGGTGCTGTTTCCATTTGTGAAGTAA